One Budorcas taxicolor isolate Tak-1 chromosome 13, Takin1.1, whole genome shotgun sequence DNA window includes the following coding sequences:
- the LPIN3 gene encoding phosphatidate phosphatase LPIN3 isoform X1, whose amino-acid sequence MNYMGQLAETVFGTVKGLYRGLNPATLSGGIDVLVVRQVDGSFRCSPFHVRFGKLGVLRSREKVVDIEINGQPVDLHMKLGDSGEAFFVQELESDEEDVPPRLCTSPIPWGGLAGFPSDSQLGTTSEPDASTVGMASSGRKKKRRRRKTKQKEGAVAADSSSEELEAGTGSEPSLLEKPRPEPPGSIQPEGASSAEPKDIYPYSDGEWHPQASLSPGELTSPKSDSELELRTPEPSPLRVESHMQWAWGRLPKVGKAEWPESSVVADASSRTASPPQGVPSTPFASVIGVDPPGPQTLQRGAGTDLLQPDTEAPALAGPPLSAPEREETKTQSSGDAGARPPSKSWSWAALEDPAHTRKPEGVSQRKGSLKRSQHLGPSDIYLDDLPSLDSENAALYFPQSNSGLGVGKQNAPDSLKPLGDCNPEQEPEPTADTADTVTLSLCGGLADSRDVSVEKFSQHLVSYEDLAQNPGLLDDPSLVVKINKQHYNWAVAAPMILSLQAFQKNLPKSTVDKLEKEKMPRKGGRWWFSWRRRDFPAKECSAQREKTTVREQRGEKTEAVSSEDDTLDSPVILEAPSLPPSPPAHARSYKKSLRLSSSQIRRLNLQEGANDVVFSVTTQYQGTCRCRATIYLWKWDDKVVISDIDGTITKSDTLGHILPQLGKDWTHQGITSLYHKIHLNGYKFLYCSARAIGMANLTKGYLQWVSEGGCGLPKGPILLSPSSLFSALHREVIERKPEVFKIACLSDVQQLFLPQEQPFYAAFGNRPNDVTAYQQVGLPACRIFTVNPRGELSQELIKNHKSTYERLSEVVELLFPPVARGPSTDLAHPEYSNFCYWREPLAPVDLSALA is encoded by the exons ATGAACTACATGGGGCAGCTGGCAGAGACCGTGTTCGGCACGGTGAAGGGCCTGTACCGGGGCCTGAACCCGGCCACGCTGAGCGGGGGCATCGACGTGCTGGTGGTGAGGCAGGTGGACGGCTCCTTCCGATGCTCGCCCTTCCACGTGCGCTTTGGCAAGCTGGGCGTCCTGCGCTCACGGGAGAAGGTG GTGGACATCGAGATCAACGGGCAGCCGGTGGACCTGCACATGAAGCTGGGGGACAGCGGGGAGGCCTTCTTCGTCCAGGAGCTGGAGAGCGATGAG GAAGATGTGCCTCCCCGCCTGTGCACGTCACCCATCCCTTGGGGAGGCCTAGCGGGGTTCCCTTCGGACTCCCAGCTGGGCACCACCAGCGAGCCAGACGCCAGCACCGTGGGCATGGCCTCCAGCGGGCGGAAGAAGAAACGGCGCAGGAGGAAAACCAAGCAGAAGGAGGGCGCGGTGGCGGCCGATTCTAGTTCAGAGGAGCTGGAGGCGGGCACTGGGAGTGAGCCATCCCTGCTGGAAAAGCCGAGGCCGGAGCCCCCAGG CAGCATCCAGCCAGAAGGGGCGTCGTCAGCAGAGCCCAAAGACATCTACCCCTACTCTGACGGCGAGTGGCACCCCCAGGCCAG CCTCTCACCGGGTGAGCTAACATCTCCCAAGAGTGACTCGGAGCTGGAACTTCGGACCCCCGAGCCCAGTCCCCTGAGAGTGGAGTCCCACATGCAGTGGGCCTGGGGGAGGCTGCCGAAG GTCGGCAAAGCTGAATGGCCCGAGTCCTCGGTGGTCGCTGATGCCAGCTCCAGGACAGCCTCTCCACCTCAGGGGGTGCCCAGCACCCCCTTTGCCTCTGTGATTGGCGTGGACCCTCCAGGACCCCAAACCCTGCAGAGAGGGGCTGGCACTGACCTTCTTCAGCCTGACACGGAGGCACCCGCTCTGGCGGGTccccctctctctgcccctgagagggaggaaaccaagactcagagTTCGGGGGACGCGGGGGCCCGTCCTCCGTCCAAATCCTGGAGCTGGGCTGCTTTGGAAGACCCTGCTCACACCCGGAAGCCAGAGGGGGTCTCCCAGAGGAAAG GTTCCCTGAAAAGAAGCCAGCACCTGGGCCCCAGTGATATCTACCTGGATGACCTGCCCTCCCTGGACTCTGAGAACGCAGCCCTTTACTTCCCCCAGAG CAACAGTGGGCTGGGGGTCGGGAAGCAGAATGCACCGGACAGCCTGAAGCCCTTGGGGGACTGCAACCCCGAGCAGGAGCCAGAGCCCACTGCGGACACAGCAGACACAGTGACGCTGTCCCTCTGTGGGGGCCTGGCCGACAGCAGGGACGTCTCCGTGG AGAAGTTCAGCCAGCACCTGGTCTCCTACGAGGACCTCGCCCAAAACCCTGGCCTCCTGGACGACCCGAGCCTGGTGGTGAAGATCAACAAGCA ACATTATAACTGGGCTGTAGCTGCCCCCATGATCCTGTCCCTGCAAGCCTTTCAGAAAAACTTGCCCAAG AGCACTGTGGACAAGCTGGAGAAGGAGAAGATGCCCCGGAAGGGAGGCCGGTGGTGGTTTTCCTGGCGACGcagggatttcccagccaaggag TGCAGCGCCCAGAGGGAGAAAACCACAGTGCGGGAGCAGCGGGG GGAGAAGACAGAAGCCGTGAGCAGCGAGGACGACACCCTGGACAGCCCCGTCATCCTAgaggccccctccctgcccccctcgCCCCCAGCCCACGCCCGTTCCTACAAGAAGTCCCTCCGCCTCTCCTCCAGTCAGATC CGGCGCCTGAACCTGCAAGAAGGTGCCAACGACGTGGTCTTCAGTGTGACCACCCAGTACCAGGGCACCTGCCGCTGCAGAGCCACCATCTACCTGTGGAAGTGGGACGACAAGGTGGTCATCTCTGACATCGACGGCACCATCACCAA GTCGGACACTCTGGGCCACATTCTGCCCCAACTGGGGAAAGACTGGACACATCAGGGCATCACCAGTCTCTACCACAAAATCCACCT AAATGGGTACAAGTTCCTGTACTGTTCAGCACGGGCCATCGGCATGGCTAACCTCACCAAGGGGTACCTGCAGTGGGTGAGCGAGGGGGGCTGCGGCCTCCCTAAGGGCCCCATCTTGCTGTCTCCCAGCAGCCTCTTCTCTGCCCTGCACAG GGAGGTGATAGAGAGGAAGCCAGAGGTGTTCAAAATCGCCTGCCTGAGTGATGTCCAGCAGCTCTTTCTGCCCCAGGAACAGCCCTTCTATGCTGCCTTTGGGAACAGGCCCAAT GATGTCACTGCCTACCAGCAGGTCGGCCTGCCTGCCTGCCGTATCTTCACGGTCAACCCCCGGGGAGAGCTCAGCCAAGAGCTGATAAAGAACCACAAGTCCAC GTACGAGCGGCTTAGCGAGGTGGTCGAGCTCCTCTTCCCGCCTGTGGCCCGCGGCCCCAGCACTGACCTGGCCCACCCTGAATACAGCAACTTCTGCTACTGGCGGGAGCCGCTGGCCCCAGTGGACCTCAGTGCCTTGGCCTGA
- the LPIN3 gene encoding phosphatidate phosphatase LPIN3 isoform X2, translating into MNYMGQLAETVFGTVKGLYRGLNPATLSGGIDVLVVRQVDGSFRCSPFHVRFGKLGVLRSREKVVDIEINGQPVDLHMKLGDSGEAFFVQELESDEEDVPPRLCTSPIPWGGLAGFPSDSQLGTTSEPDASTVGMASSGRKKKRRRRKTKQKEGAVAADSSSEELEAGTGSEPSLLEKPRPEPPGIQPEGASSAEPKDIYPYSDGEWHPQASLSPGELTSPKSDSELELRTPEPSPLRVESHMQWAWGRLPKVGKAEWPESSVVADASSRTASPPQGVPSTPFASVIGVDPPGPQTLQRGAGTDLLQPDTEAPALAGPPLSAPEREETKTQSSGDAGARPPSKSWSWAALEDPAHTRKPEGVSQRKGSLKRSQHLGPSDIYLDDLPSLDSENAALYFPQSNSGLGVGKQNAPDSLKPLGDCNPEQEPEPTADTADTVTLSLCGGLADSRDVSVEKFSQHLVSYEDLAQNPGLLDDPSLVVKINKQHYNWAVAAPMILSLQAFQKNLPKSTVDKLEKEKMPRKGGRWWFSWRRRDFPAKECSAQREKTTVREQRGEKTEAVSSEDDTLDSPVILEAPSLPPSPPAHARSYKKSLRLSSSQIRRLNLQEGANDVVFSVTTQYQGTCRCRATIYLWKWDDKVVISDIDGTITKSDTLGHILPQLGKDWTHQGITSLYHKIHLNGYKFLYCSARAIGMANLTKGYLQWVSEGGCGLPKGPILLSPSSLFSALHREVIERKPEVFKIACLSDVQQLFLPQEQPFYAAFGNRPNDVTAYQQVGLPACRIFTVNPRGELSQELIKNHKSTYERLSEVVELLFPPVARGPSTDLAHPEYSNFCYWREPLAPVDLSALA; encoded by the exons ATGAACTACATGGGGCAGCTGGCAGAGACCGTGTTCGGCACGGTGAAGGGCCTGTACCGGGGCCTGAACCCGGCCACGCTGAGCGGGGGCATCGACGTGCTGGTGGTGAGGCAGGTGGACGGCTCCTTCCGATGCTCGCCCTTCCACGTGCGCTTTGGCAAGCTGGGCGTCCTGCGCTCACGGGAGAAGGTG GTGGACATCGAGATCAACGGGCAGCCGGTGGACCTGCACATGAAGCTGGGGGACAGCGGGGAGGCCTTCTTCGTCCAGGAGCTGGAGAGCGATGAG GAAGATGTGCCTCCCCGCCTGTGCACGTCACCCATCCCTTGGGGAGGCCTAGCGGGGTTCCCTTCGGACTCCCAGCTGGGCACCACCAGCGAGCCAGACGCCAGCACCGTGGGCATGGCCTCCAGCGGGCGGAAGAAGAAACGGCGCAGGAGGAAAACCAAGCAGAAGGAGGGCGCGGTGGCGGCCGATTCTAGTTCAGAGGAGCTGGAGGCGGGCACTGGGAGTGAGCCATCCCTGCTGGAAAAGCCGAGGCCGGAGCCCCCAGG CATCCAGCCAGAAGGGGCGTCGTCAGCAGAGCCCAAAGACATCTACCCCTACTCTGACGGCGAGTGGCACCCCCAGGCCAG CCTCTCACCGGGTGAGCTAACATCTCCCAAGAGTGACTCGGAGCTGGAACTTCGGACCCCCGAGCCCAGTCCCCTGAGAGTGGAGTCCCACATGCAGTGGGCCTGGGGGAGGCTGCCGAAG GTCGGCAAAGCTGAATGGCCCGAGTCCTCGGTGGTCGCTGATGCCAGCTCCAGGACAGCCTCTCCACCTCAGGGGGTGCCCAGCACCCCCTTTGCCTCTGTGATTGGCGTGGACCCTCCAGGACCCCAAACCCTGCAGAGAGGGGCTGGCACTGACCTTCTTCAGCCTGACACGGAGGCACCCGCTCTGGCGGGTccccctctctctgcccctgagagggaggaaaccaagactcagagTTCGGGGGACGCGGGGGCCCGTCCTCCGTCCAAATCCTGGAGCTGGGCTGCTTTGGAAGACCCTGCTCACACCCGGAAGCCAGAGGGGGTCTCCCAGAGGAAAG GTTCCCTGAAAAGAAGCCAGCACCTGGGCCCCAGTGATATCTACCTGGATGACCTGCCCTCCCTGGACTCTGAGAACGCAGCCCTTTACTTCCCCCAGAG CAACAGTGGGCTGGGGGTCGGGAAGCAGAATGCACCGGACAGCCTGAAGCCCTTGGGGGACTGCAACCCCGAGCAGGAGCCAGAGCCCACTGCGGACACAGCAGACACAGTGACGCTGTCCCTCTGTGGGGGCCTGGCCGACAGCAGGGACGTCTCCGTGG AGAAGTTCAGCCAGCACCTGGTCTCCTACGAGGACCTCGCCCAAAACCCTGGCCTCCTGGACGACCCGAGCCTGGTGGTGAAGATCAACAAGCA ACATTATAACTGGGCTGTAGCTGCCCCCATGATCCTGTCCCTGCAAGCCTTTCAGAAAAACTTGCCCAAG AGCACTGTGGACAAGCTGGAGAAGGAGAAGATGCCCCGGAAGGGAGGCCGGTGGTGGTTTTCCTGGCGACGcagggatttcccagccaaggag TGCAGCGCCCAGAGGGAGAAAACCACAGTGCGGGAGCAGCGGGG GGAGAAGACAGAAGCCGTGAGCAGCGAGGACGACACCCTGGACAGCCCCGTCATCCTAgaggccccctccctgcccccctcgCCCCCAGCCCACGCCCGTTCCTACAAGAAGTCCCTCCGCCTCTCCTCCAGTCAGATC CGGCGCCTGAACCTGCAAGAAGGTGCCAACGACGTGGTCTTCAGTGTGACCACCCAGTACCAGGGCACCTGCCGCTGCAGAGCCACCATCTACCTGTGGAAGTGGGACGACAAGGTGGTCATCTCTGACATCGACGGCACCATCACCAA GTCGGACACTCTGGGCCACATTCTGCCCCAACTGGGGAAAGACTGGACACATCAGGGCATCACCAGTCTCTACCACAAAATCCACCT AAATGGGTACAAGTTCCTGTACTGTTCAGCACGGGCCATCGGCATGGCTAACCTCACCAAGGGGTACCTGCAGTGGGTGAGCGAGGGGGGCTGCGGCCTCCCTAAGGGCCCCATCTTGCTGTCTCCCAGCAGCCTCTTCTCTGCCCTGCACAG GGAGGTGATAGAGAGGAAGCCAGAGGTGTTCAAAATCGCCTGCCTGAGTGATGTCCAGCAGCTCTTTCTGCCCCAGGAACAGCCCTTCTATGCTGCCTTTGGGAACAGGCCCAAT GATGTCACTGCCTACCAGCAGGTCGGCCTGCCTGCCTGCCGTATCTTCACGGTCAACCCCCGGGGAGAGCTCAGCCAAGAGCTGATAAAGAACCACAAGTCCAC GTACGAGCGGCTTAGCGAGGTGGTCGAGCTCCTCTTCCCGCCTGTGGCCCGCGGCCCCAGCACTGACCTGGCCCACCCTGAATACAGCAACTTCTGCTACTGGCGGGAGCCGCTGGCCCCAGTGGACCTCAGTGCCTTGGCCTGA